In a single window of the Candidatus Melainabacteria bacterium genome:
- a CDS encoding FHA domain-containing protein has translation MTGNPPSRGTLPVLVNLATNERYTLSGPSVHLGRAPENEVVLQEDGYASANHARIFWDQGRWWLEDLMSSNGTTVNDQLITGPWQLAPGNIIKVGRTNFRIE, from the coding sequence ATGACCGGTAATCCTCCGTCTCGCGGTACTCTTCCAGTTCTTGTCAATCTAGCCACCAACGAACGCTATACACTCAGCGGACCGTCTGTGCACCTCGGCCGTGCACCGGAAAACGAAGTGGTCTTGCAAGAAGATGGATATGCGTCGGCGAACCACGCCAGAATATTTTGGGATCAGGGGCGCTGGTGGCTGGAAGACCTAATGAGCTCGAATGGAACCACCGTCAACGACCAACTGATAACCGGACCATGGCAACTAGCCCCCGGCAATATCATCAAGGTCGGACGTACGAATTTCCGCATCGAATAA
- a CDS encoding tetratricopeptide repeat protein: MLKFNKPARLANLSGLPEQTILVQLTKEADKNPNRGVDVSWPVAGSKTEVYTLSCQIVVQKGLIAKPQQSNGPRVPEWTLSRETLADPKSINPPAPPLTIWRHTTGDLELLFNLIASEVQPKKEPDPLSGDNIFQNANRGDINRAPTVPAFAQEPISKALSTGDHQTFGQVTLAGDLANVDLPSVFQSVSLCKMTGKLNLYHKTVQAEAYFTDGLLVHATAQHAVSGISLQLTPDQILLELLTWETGTFRFQPGWPTNTVSINRRLESFLLEGATLTDYIKSLDKQGFTEQSALSVVRANEANLEESLRKGIPVELQLQREIYSKISNNTPVADLIEGYPKSIWAPIIFNLLNLQLVTISGAKDSLLEVEQIDLDLSLADQAARTLSHPETGVVTFPMFVYFLQKEAARYRKSKLPFSMALVDITCDTPGLIEQSVEMVANAFNLHKQPFDILANFETAYTREYAMLLPFKNPAASYLFLDGMLMTLRASGFFTRANITFGVASYPGDATDVHQLASAANNAKKRAHSKGKTIATFSGVELEAWEELHQKGDSAIAAENLEMASDIWLTALTEAENFEESDPRLIVTLDRLSGIYLVQRKFDMAEPLLRLSLDLKDNLGMEQEMVSTLDQIGRCYYEQQKYQESENSMLRSAQLCTELYGPEHESLGNVYHNLATVYHVQNRFAEALQAYQSAVSIKRRVLGKEHPEVIQLTENYAKLLRRQNQPATEPSDDLFITGRWKQLRFDPTAVAPSKQPG; encoded by the coding sequence ATGCTCAAGTTTAATAAGCCAGCGAGATTAGCAAACTTGAGCGGTCTGCCCGAGCAGACCATACTTGTGCAGCTAACTAAGGAAGCTGACAAGAATCCCAACCGGGGAGTAGATGTTTCCTGGCCTGTCGCCGGAAGCAAGACCGAAGTCTATACACTTTCATGCCAGATTGTTGTACAGAAAGGTCTTATCGCCAAACCGCAGCAATCCAACGGTCCAAGGGTGCCTGAGTGGACATTGAGCAGGGAGACTCTTGCCGACCCCAAATCGATTAACCCGCCCGCGCCACCTTTGACAATATGGCGGCACACAACTGGCGACCTCGAACTGCTTTTCAATCTGATCGCGTCTGAGGTGCAGCCCAAAAAGGAGCCTGACCCCCTCAGTGGCGACAATATCTTTCAAAATGCCAATCGCGGTGACATTAATCGAGCCCCAACCGTTCCGGCATTTGCCCAGGAGCCTATCAGCAAAGCACTCTCGACCGGCGACCACCAGACTTTTGGGCAGGTAACACTGGCTGGAGACCTTGCCAACGTCGACTTACCGAGCGTTTTTCAGTCTGTAAGTCTCTGCAAGATGACCGGCAAACTGAATCTGTATCACAAGACTGTCCAGGCCGAAGCATATTTTACCGACGGACTGCTGGTTCACGCGACCGCTCAGCATGCGGTCTCTGGAATATCACTACAGCTAACTCCCGATCAGATTCTGCTCGAGTTGCTTACCTGGGAAACCGGGACTTTCAGATTCCAGCCAGGTTGGCCGACTAACACTGTATCTATCAATCGCCGCCTCGAGTCATTTTTGCTCGAAGGAGCAACACTCACAGATTACATAAAATCGCTGGACAAGCAAGGTTTCACGGAGCAGAGCGCCCTCAGTGTAGTACGAGCGAATGAAGCGAATCTCGAGGAATCTCTGAGAAAAGGTATTCCGGTTGAATTACAATTGCAGCGCGAGATCTATTCCAAGATCTCCAATAACACACCCGTTGCTGATTTAATCGAGGGCTATCCGAAGTCAATCTGGGCGCCGATCATCTTCAATCTGCTCAATTTGCAGCTTGTCACCATATCCGGTGCCAAGGACAGCCTCCTGGAAGTCGAACAGATCGATCTCGATCTGTCACTGGCAGATCAAGCAGCACGTACTTTATCTCACCCGGAAACAGGTGTTGTAACGTTTCCAATGTTCGTCTATTTTTTGCAAAAAGAGGCGGCGCGCTACCGTAAATCAAAATTGCCATTCTCGATGGCTCTCGTGGACATTACCTGCGACACTCCTGGGCTCATAGAACAATCAGTAGAGATGGTCGCTAATGCCTTTAACTTGCACAAGCAGCCATTCGACATTCTGGCTAACTTTGAAACAGCGTACACGCGAGAGTACGCTATGCTCCTGCCTTTCAAAAATCCAGCGGCAAGCTACCTGTTCCTTGACGGTATGCTGATGACGCTGAGAGCCTCTGGATTCTTTACACGAGCCAATATCACATTCGGGGTGGCATCCTACCCCGGTGATGCGACCGACGTTCACCAGCTGGCCTCTGCCGCAAACAATGCCAAAAAGCGAGCACACAGCAAGGGCAAAACGATAGCTACATTTAGCGGCGTTGAACTGGAAGCATGGGAAGAACTTCACCAGAAAGGCGATTCCGCCATTGCTGCCGAGAATCTGGAGATGGCGTCAGACATATGGTTGACAGCCTTAACTGAAGCGGAAAATTTTGAAGAATCAGATCCTCGATTAATTGTCACCCTGGATCGTTTGAGCGGCATTTATCTCGTTCAACGCAAATTCGACATGGCAGAACCACTGCTGAGGCTGTCCTTAGATCTGAAAGACAATCTCGGCATGGAACAGGAAATGGTTTCAACGCTCGATCAAATTGGACGTTGTTACTACGAACAACAGAAGTATCAAGAGTCTGAAAATTCAATGCTCCGCTCTGCTCAACTGTGCACTGAGCTGTACGGTCCAGAACATGAATCACTGGGAAATGTTTATCACAATCTGGCTACCGTTTATCATGTTCAAAATCGCTTTGCGGAGGCGCTGCAAGCCTACCAGAGCGCTGTTTCCATCAAAAGACGAGTGCTGGGCAAGGAACACCCTGAAGTAATCCAGCTAACTGAAAATTATGCCAAGCTGTTGAGGCGACAGAACCAGCCGGCAACAGAGCCGAGCGACGACCTGTTCATCACAGGAAGATGGAAACAACTGCGATTCGACCCTACGGCCGTGGCGCCATCCAAACAACCTGGCTGA
- a CDS encoding response regulator, translating into MEAWQQAFAQMKEQFMVKSMQRLEQIDTLIGALDQIPSDLDVMRQVMRHFHWLAGSGGTYDMPTITDVGGYGEKFCDDIINSKAIFQDDDRKHLRMLVESARVILLGQNVDKPELPPLNDTIMTPIELDVILIEDDENANRNLTNLLEHEGLLVRDHRSIFAAQRAIRERIPKGLIIGLKVIDNTVFDTIEKLRSIPEGEETLVVLIEKSRGQADRIRAALSGVDKIIDTEVSWPDTINHFRRLIDSKRPVPYRVLSVEDDPDQSAYIRAVLQSIGCNVESIMDPKLFPATLEAFNPDLLLLDIMLGEMTGFDLAKYVRTTKNYAKVPIIFLSTQTHIESKIYAHKLGAEEFLPKPVSRERLGAAVATKAERSRRKKLEKTRDSLTEIATFSQWVQQLMVMPTKDERGVDRKLVMFILDIDDISRVNEGLGFAAGDMLIVSLASLLRSRLRNAIVGRHGPDSVAVVIEDLSERETMHLVKLLLDRFSAIEHRSESGVGFYATASAGIVPMPHQNFSVQGWIAATQILLAKAQELGRSSIASPTGANQASNM; encoded by the coding sequence ATGGAAGCCTGGCAACAAGCGTTTGCTCAAATGAAAGAGCAATTCATGGTTAAGTCCATGCAGCGACTTGAACAGATTGATACTCTCATTGGTGCACTCGATCAGATTCCATCTGATCTGGACGTGATGCGTCAGGTGATGAGACACTTCCACTGGCTGGCTGGCTCAGGTGGCACCTACGACATGCCGACCATTACAGATGTCGGTGGTTACGGCGAAAAGTTTTGCGACGACATCATTAACAGCAAGGCAATTTTCCAGGACGACGATCGCAAGCACTTGCGCATGTTAGTCGAATCGGCTCGCGTTATTTTGCTTGGGCAGAACGTCGATAAGCCAGAGCTACCGCCTCTTAATGACACGATCATGACGCCTATCGAGTTAGACGTCATATTGATCGAAGACGATGAGAATGCCAATCGCAATTTGACCAATTTGCTTGAGCATGAAGGATTGCTTGTTCGCGATCACAGATCGATCTTTGCCGCTCAGCGAGCAATTCGTGAAAGGATTCCGAAAGGTTTGATCATAGGCTTGAAGGTAATCGACAACACTGTCTTCGATACAATCGAGAAGTTACGCAGTATTCCTGAGGGCGAAGAAACACTCGTTGTATTGATCGAGAAGTCGCGAGGGCAGGCAGATCGCATTCGGGCTGCCCTGTCTGGTGTCGACAAGATTATCGATACGGAAGTGTCGTGGCCGGATACGATCAATCACTTTCGTCGCCTCATCGACTCTAAGCGTCCCGTTCCTTACAGGGTTTTGTCGGTCGAAGATGACCCCGATCAATCTGCTTATATTCGTGCAGTATTGCAGTCTATTGGTTGTAATGTCGAGTCGATTATGGATCCGAAACTGTTTCCGGCCACTCTCGAGGCATTCAATCCGGATCTTCTCTTGCTCGACATCATGCTCGGTGAAATGACCGGTTTTGACCTGGCTAAATATGTTCGTACCACCAAGAACTACGCTAAAGTTCCAATTATTTTTCTCTCTACTCAAACTCATATTGAATCCAAGATTTATGCTCATAAGTTAGGTGCTGAAGAGTTTCTGCCTAAGCCGGTTTCAAGAGAACGTCTTGGTGCAGCAGTTGCTACCAAAGCAGAACGTTCGCGAAGGAAAAAGCTGGAAAAAACCAGAGACAGTCTCACTGAAATTGCAACGTTTTCGCAGTGGGTCCAGCAATTGATGGTGATGCCGACCAAGGATGAGCGCGGCGTAGATCGGAAACTCGTCATGTTTATACTGGATATCGATGATATTAGTCGTGTCAATGAAGGGCTTGGTTTCGCCGCCGGTGACATGCTCATTGTTTCACTGGCATCGCTTCTCAGGAGTCGGTTGAGAAACGCGATCGTCGGCAGGCATGGTCCAGATTCAGTCGCAGTGGTAATTGAAGATCTTTCCGAAAGGGAAACTATGCATCTTGTGAAATTGTTGCTTGATAGGTTTTCGGCAATTGAGCACCGTTCCGAGAGTGGTGTTGGATTCTACGCTACCGCCAGCGCAGGTATCGTGCCCATGCCGCATCAGAACTTCAGCGTACAGGGGTGGATTGCTGCTACTCAGATTCTGCTTGCTAAAGCTCAGGAATTGGGAAGATCCTCCATTGCCAGCCCCACCGGCGCCAATCAGGCATCCAACATGTAA
- a CDS encoding DUF4239 domain-containing protein: MDAWIFGAAVVGGAVLFSSLGVVLVRRQMVIGNLKKHHEVAGYLLSIVGTLYSVLLGLIVVETQTKFDQAIAMSRQEADSCLDMFHLAYAFPMPVRKKLHTYLQEYLQTLVDKEWDSVNEEGAFQQIAKHPFRNICWTLLDFDPQTAKEQQVYEKYLDNIEELADGRRYRLQVAHAGLPSVLWGVLIAGGALTVLFTYFFEVEDAWAQILMTALVSLALSLNVLLVALFNNPYKGFLRISSYSFKYDLKVTKELLQERPDP, encoded by the coding sequence ATGGACGCGTGGATATTCGGTGCTGCCGTGGTTGGCGGAGCAGTATTATTTTCCAGTCTCGGTGTCGTGCTTGTCAGACGCCAGATGGTTATCGGCAACTTGAAAAAGCACCATGAAGTGGCTGGATACCTGCTTTCGATTGTCGGCACTCTTTATTCCGTATTGCTCGGTCTGATCGTCGTCGAAACGCAGACAAAATTCGATCAAGCAATAGCAATGTCTCGTCAAGAAGCTGACTCTTGCCTGGACATGTTCCATCTAGCATATGCATTTCCCATGCCAGTGAGAAAGAAACTGCACACATACTTACAAGAGTATTTGCAGACTTTAGTGGACAAGGAATGGGACAGCGTCAACGAAGAGGGCGCTTTTCAGCAAATTGCAAAACATCCATTCCGAAATATTTGCTGGACACTTCTTGACTTCGACCCACAAACGGCGAAGGAACAGCAAGTATATGAAAAGTACCTTGATAACATAGAAGAGCTTGCAGATGGACGCCGATACAGGCTACAAGTCGCGCATGCCGGCTTGCCGAGCGTGCTCTGGGGTGTGCTCATAGCAGGAGGAGCACTGACAGTCCTATTCACCTACTTCTTCGAAGTGGAGGACGCATGGGCACAGATTTTGATGACAGCCCTGGTCTCACTGGCGCTGTCACTGAATGTGCTTCTGGTTGCTCTTTTCAACAACCCGTACAAAGGATTTCTGCGCATTTCATCGTATTCGTTCAAATACGATCTGAAAGTAACTAAAGAGCTTTTACAGGAGCGTCCCGATCCTTAA
- a CDS encoding serine/threonine protein kinase: MQNRGFLLSLAIASQLNVCSNFLGSPYNGNITTCCGTDTRQFMPLNDSFNKRGGPLKVAILSAVPTADDITFSLSNAQKSPRKTVYIAWQVNDDKRMLAVTCGMNPYTEDARWVLRDGHQVDSPIIWTHESADALMIHTLVSDSVNEVGPAASIPDFLRPSPAQLAADNSGVAAADKDYSSEARGSIFAQRYEIIDEIGKGATSTVYRAKQIQIGRVVALKVMHPHMLREEVNKKRFEQEAKATAALSHPNLVLVQDYGTSPLGRPFIVMDYVDGPSLDTIFANQGRLTSQQFLDVFIQCCKGLAHAHKRGVIHRDIKPSNIRLYKDEHNIVTAKILDFGIAKLFTQDEEALKMTETGAVMGSPAYMSPEQSRAEQVDHRTDIYSLGIVMFQAATGYLPFKGKDIFETLYKHIYEQPPTFASLELGFRIPNTVEAIIQKTLQKDPAQRYQNMEELQQDLSRLLAGISNSGALPALGSFPSQSPPSQPPLGGPVGENMQATNVAEGADTSTTQNDVAGVGQAPTAAPVPTPLPIPTPVPAPTQIPAPTPLPIPSPVPEPTPVPEPTPVSAPAPPTTELDLLKAAKVITDLDIEKAREITARHGGQVSAMLIADGKLDRSLLEVAKRCTTLINAAMLDIGRAVILLNFSQRSRLDFDKAVEELGWNLG, from the coding sequence ATGCAAAACCGAGGTTTTCTGCTCTCTTTGGCAATTGCAAGTCAACTTAATGTCTGCTCTAATTTCCTAGGATCGCCGTATAATGGCAACATTACTACTTGTTGCGGGACAGATACGAGACAATTCATGCCACTGAACGACTCGTTTAACAAAAGAGGTGGACCGCTCAAGGTCGCAATACTATCGGCTGTGCCAACTGCAGACGATATTACTTTCAGTCTGTCTAATGCTCAAAAGAGTCCTCGCAAAACTGTGTACATCGCCTGGCAAGTCAATGACGACAAGCGCATGCTCGCCGTGACGTGCGGCATGAACCCTTATACCGAGGATGCGCGTTGGGTTTTGCGCGATGGGCATCAGGTCGACTCGCCGATTATCTGGACTCATGAATCAGCTGATGCCTTGATGATACATACGCTGGTTTCAGACAGCGTCAACGAAGTCGGTCCGGCGGCCTCAATTCCTGATTTCCTCAGACCAAGCCCGGCTCAGTTAGCAGCTGACAATTCAGGAGTGGCAGCGGCTGATAAAGACTACTCTTCCGAAGCACGTGGTTCAATCTTCGCCCAGCGCTATGAAATCATCGATGAAATTGGCAAAGGCGCCACCAGTACTGTCTACCGAGCTAAACAAATACAGATAGGACGAGTCGTAGCTCTCAAGGTGATGCACCCTCACATGCTCAGGGAGGAAGTCAATAAAAAGCGCTTCGAACAAGAGGCTAAAGCGACTGCTGCTCTTTCTCATCCCAACTTAGTACTCGTGCAAGACTACGGTACGAGTCCGCTTGGAAGACCGTTCATCGTCATGGATTACGTCGATGGACCCAGTCTGGATACGATTTTTGCTAATCAGGGACGGCTTACCAGTCAACAGTTCCTTGATGTTTTCATTCAATGTTGCAAGGGGCTGGCTCACGCTCATAAACGTGGCGTGATTCATCGTGACATTAAACCTAGCAATATTCGCCTCTACAAAGACGAACACAATATTGTTACTGCCAAAATCTTAGATTTCGGCATCGCCAAGCTTTTTACGCAAGACGAAGAAGCGCTGAAAATGACGGAGACTGGTGCTGTTATGGGCAGCCCCGCCTACATGAGTCCAGAACAGAGCAGGGCTGAGCAGGTCGATCATCGCACCGACATTTACTCTCTGGGTATTGTCATGTTTCAGGCTGCCACAGGATATTTGCCGTTTAAGGGCAAGGATATCTTTGAAACGCTTTACAAGCATATCTATGAACAACCTCCTACCTTTGCGTCTTTAGAGCTAGGATTTCGGATTCCTAATACGGTGGAAGCAATAATTCAAAAGACGTTGCAGAAGGACCCCGCCCAACGTTATCAGAACATGGAAGAACTGCAGCAAGATCTATCCAGGCTTCTTGCAGGCATCAGTAATAGTGGCGCCTTGCCAGCTCTCGGTTCATTTCCGTCGCAATCGCCTCCCAGTCAACCGCCTTTGGGCGGACCAGTTGGCGAGAACATGCAGGCTACCAACGTAGCTGAAGGTGCCGACACAAGCACGACGCAGAACGACGTCGCCGGCGTGGGTCAAGCTCCGACCGCGGCACCAGTCCCGACACCGCTCCCGATCCCGACACCGGTCCCTGCACCGACGCAGATCCCTGCACCGACACCGCTCCCAATCCCGTCACCGGTCCCGGAACCGACGCCGGTCCCAGAACCGACGCCGGTCAGCGCACCAGCCCCACCCACGACCGAACTTGATTTGCTCAAAGCCGCTAAGGTAATTACAGATCTTGACATAGAAAAAGCCCGGGAAATAACAGCCCGCCACGGTGGACAGGTCTCAGCCATGCTGATTGCAGACGGTAAGTTGGACCGTTCCCTTCTGGAAGTTGCTAAACGTTGCACTACTCTGATAAACGCTGCTATGCTCGATATCGGTCGTGCCGTCATTTTGCTCAATTTTTCGCAAAGATCGCGTTTGGATTTTGACAAGGCCGTCGAAGAACTTGGATGGAATCTTGGTTAG
- a CDS encoding 3-deoxy-7-phosphoheptulonate synthase, with protein sequence MTYNTDDLRINEIKELSPPAHLSREFPLTAAASATTFGARSAIQKILQGEDDRLLLIIGPCSIHDTEAAKEYAARLTVVRERLSADVEVVMRVYFEKPRTTVGWKGLINDPDLDGSFQITKGLRLSRELLLTINEMGLPAACEYLDMISPQYISDLVSWGAIGARTTESQTHRELASGISCPVGFKNGTDGNVKIAIDAVKAAAHPHHFLGVTKGGHSAIVSTNGNKDCHIILRGGKKPNYDRESVNAACVEIRNAGLPEMLMIDVSHANSNKKHENQIPVVEDIAQQIANGDRRIMGVMVESNLVAGKQELEPGKTLTFGQSITDGCIGWDESVEVAETLARAVRARRKSS encoded by the coding sequence ATGACTTACAACACCGACGACCTTCGAATCAACGAAATAAAAGAGCTTTCTCCGCCGGCTCACCTGTCACGAGAGTTCCCTCTCACCGCCGCTGCCTCCGCAACCACGTTTGGTGCACGATCAGCAATTCAAAAGATCTTGCAAGGTGAAGACGATCGACTGCTTCTAATCATTGGTCCATGCTCGATTCATGACACTGAGGCGGCAAAGGAATACGCTGCACGCCTCACCGTCGTCCGGGAACGATTGTCAGCAGACGTGGAAGTTGTGATGCGCGTATATTTCGAGAAGCCTCGAACGACAGTCGGTTGGAAAGGTCTGATCAATGACCCCGATCTCGATGGAAGCTTTCAAATCACCAAAGGGCTTCGTTTATCGCGTGAGTTATTGTTGACAATAAATGAGATGGGCTTGCCTGCGGCTTGCGAATATCTGGACATGATAAGCCCTCAGTACATCTCGGACCTGGTCAGCTGGGGTGCTATTGGGGCCCGCACTACAGAATCTCAAACTCATCGCGAGCTGGCGTCAGGTATTTCCTGCCCTGTTGGATTTAAAAATGGAACTGACGGCAACGTCAAGATCGCCATCGACGCAGTAAAAGCCGCTGCCCATCCGCATCATTTCCTGGGAGTGACGAAAGGAGGGCATTCTGCAATCGTTTCGACAAATGGAAATAAAGATTGCCACATCATATTGAGAGGCGGAAAAAAGCCAAACTACGACCGGGAGAGCGTCAATGCGGCTTGTGTTGAAATCAGAAACGCAGGCTTACCTGAGATGTTGATGATTGACGTCAGTCATGCCAACAGCAATAAAAAACATGAGAACCAGATTCCTGTAGTCGAGGACATCGCGCAGCAGATCGCCAATGGCGACCGCCGCATTATGGGAGTAATGGTTGAGAGCAATTTAGTGGCCGGCAAGCAAGAGCTTGAGCCAGGAAAGACATTGACCTTTGGTCAAAGCATCACGGATGGCTGCATCGGATGGGACGAAAGTGTTGAGGTGGCGGAAACACTGGCCAGAGCCGTGCGAGCACGCCGCAAAAGCAGTTAA
- a CDS encoding type IA DNA topoisomerase, with protein MKVVLAEKPSVARDIAAVLGANQKRDGYFEGNDYRVTYAFGHLVTLAEPEEMNAAWGGPWKLAQLPMIPTDWKYRVAEKAGTQFNIIKKLFDDKSCESIICATDAGREGEHIFRLIYMLSGATAPVERLWISSLTAEAIKEGFSKLKSANEFDNLADAATARAHADWIVGLNFTRAYTAINNQLCTIGRVQTPTLALIVDRQNTIDNFKSTAFYEVLATFEPGFMARYITPGEEPQTRLQDKLVAQDIVKAVQPETHGKVVSVVTAEKKTKPPALYDLLTLQKDANRRFGYTAQETLTIAQSLYEEHKLISYPRTESRHLSNDMVSELPRILSTVLKSPSTSQKARDAFAAEQIVPGKITVALLKPKLSKSYVDDTKLTDHHAIIPTYNTPASGLPERQKNVYELVALRFMSIFLSPEVRDETTAIIAMAQHSFRAKGFVVKEPGWTVLEPKAVEEKKKGKEKDKEKDKDIDEESQQLPPLVKDQQVPKQKVEVKESKTNPPKPYDDGTLLTAMKNAGRDLDDEDLASYMKQRGLGTPATRAAIIERLLQTGYIERNKKWLAPTSKGKALLNQVHTHLKDVALTAQWEQQLADMQDGKLPLPKFEGDIAEFVRRILPDITAGGVTSLPPKGPNLGTCPQCKKGVVIETPKGAGCHRWKEGCTFTIWREFNGKKLADSDIKDLIEKGQTKLIKGFKKKDGTTKYDAKLILNEEFKVRLEGSAGVSGEGLGTCPQCGKGSVRPTPKGAGCSRWRDGCTFSVWREVSGVPLSDEQMKQLVTERKTDLIKGFKKKSGTGTFDARLFINDEFKVRFEFDNGPRGPEPEPAVVSAQ; from the coding sequence ATGAAAGTTGTATTGGCCGAAAAACCGTCAGTTGCAAGAGACATTGCCGCCGTTCTTGGTGCCAATCAGAAACGTGATGGATATTTTGAGGGCAACGATTACAGAGTTACCTACGCCTTTGGTCATCTGGTCACCCTCGCTGAGCCGGAAGAGATGAATGCCGCCTGGGGTGGTCCATGGAAGCTGGCACAATTGCCCATGATTCCCACCGACTGGAAATATCGCGTGGCGGAAAAGGCCGGTACGCAATTCAACATCATCAAAAAGCTTTTTGATGATAAGTCCTGCGAAAGCATTATTTGTGCAACTGACGCCGGGCGAGAAGGTGAACACATTTTCCGGTTGATTTATATGCTCAGTGGTGCCACCGCACCAGTTGAGCGTTTATGGATCAGTTCCCTGACTGCCGAGGCGATCAAAGAGGGCTTCAGCAAACTCAAATCGGCTAACGAGTTTGATAATCTCGCAGATGCTGCAACGGCAAGAGCGCATGCAGACTGGATTGTCGGGCTCAATTTTACGCGAGCCTACACTGCCATCAACAACCAGTTATGCACGATTGGACGTGTGCAAACACCTACTCTGGCGTTGATTGTGGATCGTCAGAACACAATTGATAACTTCAAATCAACGGCATTCTACGAAGTACTGGCCACTTTCGAGCCTGGCTTTATGGCGCGATACATAACGCCTGGCGAAGAGCCACAGACTCGTCTGCAAGACAAACTTGTCGCTCAAGATATTGTCAAAGCCGTTCAACCGGAGACACATGGAAAAGTCGTTTCGGTAGTTACAGCCGAGAAGAAAACAAAACCTCCGGCGCTGTACGATTTGCTGACGCTGCAGAAAGACGCTAACAGACGATTCGGGTATACCGCGCAGGAAACTCTGACAATCGCTCAAAGTTTGTATGAAGAGCACAAACTTATTTCCTATCCGAGAACTGAATCACGACATTTATCAAACGATATGGTTTCTGAGCTGCCTCGAATTTTATCGACTGTTCTGAAATCACCGTCGACAAGCCAGAAAGCACGCGACGCTTTTGCCGCAGAGCAGATTGTTCCCGGCAAGATAACAGTCGCATTGTTGAAGCCCAAACTTTCAAAGAGTTATGTCGACGATACCAAGTTGACAGACCACCACGCCATAATTCCGACCTACAATACACCAGCCTCGGGCTTGCCGGAGCGACAGAAGAATGTTTATGAGCTTGTCGCGCTGCGTTTCATGTCGATATTTCTGTCGCCTGAAGTGCGTGACGAAACTACAGCTATTATCGCCATGGCTCAGCATTCGTTTCGCGCTAAAGGCTTTGTCGTCAAAGAACCAGGCTGGACTGTGCTTGAACCGAAAGCCGTAGAGGAAAAGAAGAAGGGGAAAGAGAAGGACAAAGAGAAGGACAAAGACATTGATGAGGAATCGCAACAGTTGCCACCACTCGTCAAAGATCAGCAGGTCCCGAAGCAGAAAGTTGAGGTCAAGGAAAGTAAGACCAACCCTCCAAAACCATACGATGACGGAACTTTGCTGACAGCAATGAAGAATGCTGGGCGTGACCTTGATGACGAGGATCTTGCTAGTTACATGAAGCAGCGCGGGCTTGGAACTCCCGCAACTCGCGCAGCGATCATAGAAAGGCTTCTGCAGACTGGATATATCGAGCGAAATAAGAAATGGCTCGCTCCGACCAGTAAAGGTAAGGCGTTGCTCAATCAGGTGCATACACATCTGAAAGACGTTGCCCTGACAGCCCAGTGGGAACAGCAACTTGCCGATATGCAAGACGGAAAGTTGCCGTTGCCCAAGTTCGAAGGCGACATTGCAGAATTTGTACGCCGTATTTTGCCTGATATTACAGCTGGTGGCGTTACCTCTCTTCCCCCCAAGGGACCGAATCTCGGCACCTGTCCCCAGTGCAAGAAAGGAGTGGTAATTGAAACACCAAAGGGTGCCGGTTGCCACCGTTGGAAAGAAGGTTGTACATTTACAATCTGGCGCGAGTTCAACGGTAAGAAGCTGGCAGACTCTGATATCAAAGACTTGATTGAAAAAGGTCAGACTAAGCTGATTAAAGGTTTCAAGAAGAAGGATGGTACCACCAAATACGATGCCAAACTGATCCTCAACGAAGAGTTTAAAGTCAGACTAGAGGGAAGCGCCGGTGTTTCTGGTGAAGGGCTGGGAACCTGTCCACAATGCGGAAAAGGGTCAGTTCGTCCCACTCCGAAAGGGGCTGGGTGCAGCCGCTGGCGTGACGGTTGTACATTTTCTGTCTGGCGAGAAGTAAGTGGTGTTCCACTCAGCGACGAGCAGATGAAGCAACTGGTTACTGAGCGAAAAACAGATCTGATTAAGGGATTCAAGAAAAAATCCGGCACCGGCACTTTCGATGCGCGCTTGTTTATCAATGACGAGTTTAAGGTGAGATTCGAATTCGACAATGGTCCACGCGGACCAGAACCTGAGCCGGCAGTTGTTTCTGCTCAGTAA